In Rutidosis leptorrhynchoides isolate AG116_Rl617_1_P2 chromosome 2, CSIRO_AGI_Rlap_v1, whole genome shotgun sequence, one genomic interval encodes:
- the LOC139893787 gene encoding L-ascorbate oxidase homolog, with the protein MPLNHAVCIAVGAVLLGIAGAEDPYRFFNWNVTYGNIYPLGIRQQGILINGQFPGPDIYSVTNDNLIINVINSLDEPFLISWNGIQQRRNSFEDGVYGTTCPIPPGKNFTYILQVKDQIGSFYYFPSLAFHKAAGGFGGIKILSRPRIPVPFDEPADDFTVLIGDWYKSNHTTLKKILDRGHKLPNPDGILINGRGPNAASFTVQQGKTYRLRISNVGLQNSLNFRIQNHRMKLVEVEGTHTVQQMYSSLDIHCGQSYSVLITADQPALDYYIVVSSRFTTKTLTTTGVLHYSNSATKVSGPIPGGPTIQVDWSLNQARSIRTNLTASGPRPNPQGSYHYGMINTSRTIIIQSSAGQIGGKQRYGLNGVSFKPADTPLKLADYFNIGGIFRVGSISDRPNGNGLHLDTAVMGADYRTFVEIVFQNNEVIVQSYHLDGYQFFVVGMDGGIWSEASRKAYNLRDGVARSTIQVYPKSWSAIYVPLDNVGMWNLRTEFWARQYLGQQFYLRVYTNSGSVRDEFPIPKNARLCGKASGHHTRPL; encoded by the exons ATGCCGCTAAATCATGCGGTTTGTATTGCCGTTGGTGCAGTTCTTCTTGGCATTGCGGGTGCCGAAGATCCGTACAGATTCTTCAACTGGAATGTCACCTATGGCAATATCTATCCACTCGGTATCCGTCAACAG GGGATTTTGATTAATGGACAGTTTCCTGGACCTGATATATATTCTGTTACAAATGATAATCTAATCATCAATGTCATCAACAGCTTAGATGAACCTTTCCTCATCTCCTG GAATGGGATTCAACAAAGAAGGAATTCATTCGAAGATGGTGTGTACGGAACAACATGCCCAATCCCACCGGGTAAAAACTTCACTTACATTCTTCAAGTAAAAGATCAAATTGGGAGCTTTTACTACTTCCCTTCTCTAGCGTTCCACAAAGCGGCCGGTGGGTTTGGAGGTATTAAGATTCTAAGTCGTCCGAGAATCCCTGTTCCATTTGATGAACCTGCCGATGATTTTACTGTTCTTATCGGGGATTGGTACAAATCGAATCATACT ACTTTGAAGAAAATTCTAGATAGAGGACATAAACTTCCAAACCCTGATGGAATTCTAATCAATGGACGTGGGCCCAATGCTGCCTCGTTCACTGTCCAACAAG GAAAAACATACAGGTTGAGAATATCAAATGTGGGACTACAAAACTCCCTAAATTTCCGCATTCAAAACCACAGGATGAAACTAGTTGAAGTTGAAGGAACACACACTGTTCAACAAATGTACTCGTCTCTCGACATTCATTGCGGTCAATCTTACTCTGTACTCATCACAGCTGATCAACCGGCCCTCGATTATTACATAGTTGTCTCCTCGCGGTTCACCACCAAAACCCTCACCACTACCGGAGTTCTCCATTACTCCAACTCTGCTACCAAAGTCTCGGGCCCGATCCCTGGTGGCCCAACTATCCAAGTGGATTGGTCCCTAAACCAGGCCCGATCCATCAGGACTAATCTTACAGCAAGTGGGCCAAGGCCCAATCCACAAGGATCATACCATTATGGTATGATTAATACCAGCCGAACCATCATTATTCAAAGTTCGGCTGGACAAATTGGTGGCAAGCAGAGATACGGTCTCAACGGTGTATCATTTAAGCCCGCTGACACTCCGTTAAAGCTTGCTGATTATTTCAATATTGGTGGCATTTTTCGTGTTGGAAGTATTTCAGATAGGCCCAATGGAAATGGGCTTCATCTTGATACTGCTGTTATGGGTGCGGATTATAGAACTTTTGTTGAGATTGTGTTCCAAAACAATGAAGTCATTGTTCAGAGTTATCACCTAGATGGCTACCAGTTTTTTGTTGTTGG AATGGATGGAGGTATATGGAGTGAAGCTAGCAGGAAAGCTTACAATCTAAGAGATGGCGTTGCACGAAGCACCATTCAG GTATACCCAAAATCATGGTCTGCAATTTACGTACCACTCGACAACGTGGGTATGTGGAATTTAAGAACAGAGTTTTGGGCACGACAATATCTTGGACAGCAGTTTTACTTACGTGTTTACACCAACTCGGGATCAGTTAGAGACGAGTTCCCAATACCAAAGAATGCCCGTCTTTGTGGAAAGGCTAGCGGCCACCACACACGACCCCTATAA